The following are encoded together in the Silurus meridionalis isolate SWU-2019-XX chromosome 2, ASM1480568v1, whole genome shotgun sequence genome:
- the tet2 gene encoding methylcytosine dioxygenase TET2 isoform X1 — protein METEQTRHETEENLIHTQLNATHQAPVKLQNGYQSPDPSPQQLNGDSSWSNFKTMKRHRDDCSSPVTVYDQGLYQGNGEKCSLNDQSLALHQPKKLCVNSETSSPLEKKETDIERCLDTISEVSKSVQDTGNCNYANADIFSLPRNKQMPMTNGATVTPPSMERPSGDLLEKTQSQYYSNNMSTTKDTNNLHEQAISSPSLTSGFSVSAQMPASEPTAQAPSEVHGDNGYDPEFMVNGYSGNFGTEQQQQPLPYPPADLPALENQPQNNLGKGPGIASVSMSDSSQVQNGRECFASSPVGLSILSKLKQDFSQVSYTMSAQAESAGTFGSFENTATNQETSTVTGQQHLQYATQQHQSDVSCSADSSPQGNGITASSPVEIQAASKTQRNELEHKQLDQGSNVVSDTQISWINLNSTPNPQHHAKQAHMWKDFPSNENKARQSPGDLLNPDNSNSFQMQPSLSQQQEGNMQNGYKFPTQPHPNGGTEFQPQTPTIPSDMHTKPNMQLINVQPQHHVNEQFFPPVQQNKLCKNDENVGLVLPPDFVHRHPSQPHQQYEDHQQQAGTIMHHDAQHPPKKAPRLQNPSQAQTNSQLPDRHPMEGYTQAEISSYTYRQSKPPGKVQDGSNLFAQPILTFRKHPNSQPTPNEMASMFGFVGAAEMQKQPQRQDTPSSAQHSQQLVKHMLVRNVDFQHSQNAHHHQLQDSTHSRQMPVQMSPKAESQDSCFQFQRGPLPTTGSQGDFQTHTELKMHLLQKQERPSHPQSPNTIRPNLQLVKHENDPRFDAQMPPPQMQHQDRDLTGSMLGTVKQERTSSTCSNTQPKSILASMEQQLQQYQPCPVFERRSLSIKSPNKVKVEMAGSVAVISTNIEGSTEEPYKPPASTPKKEPGLQCFLDSPMKLLDTPIKNLLDGPIKTQYEISPCHCVEQISEKDEGPYYTHLGAAPNIKGIRETMEKRSGLTGGAIRIEKVVFTGKEGRSTQGCPIAKWVIRRANVDEKLLVLVRERANHTCETSCLVVAIMIWEGIQASLADRLYTELSDTLTKHGALTNRRCSLNEERTCACQGRDPDACGASFSFGCSWSMYYNGCKFARSKIPRKFKLLADDPKEEEKLERNLQALSTLIAPFYKKMAPEAYSNQVEHEHRAPDCRLGLNEGRPFSGVTACLDFCAHAHRDLHNMAGGSTVVCTLTREDNREIGKIPDDEQLHVLPLYKASSTDEFGSVEAQLEKTRTGAIQVLSTFRRQVRMLAEPAKSCRQRKLEGKKGGLNKPSHLNTPNSKADSTQQAKQQKQSSCDSLSLKAPSTGAHLSHITAALLPGQNPLAAQNQPQQQSQPNTPLPFSTPTSCANYPRYPNTSGSFPCTSNPPNMFSQSPSSASPYHSPLPVPSSYMNGSNLPSPYAGALTANNLYSGYHCNGGIPIDNYHPYYSNPKHLDMYRQQRPSMYPDQQFNPQQHYGINYPPRYGEPALSVNGYGNCNIRPNMHPMGHYPVYSPNEGPNSQFLDALSRPPLSQPSLEYAAANKCNQFGRYPNSYLGQNHNFFSQNMDPLSMQKPDMSLHGANVFPQVLPSVGREGMNPSHPPGMGLPNGNIPPSMLKQEPGTATPAPQEEDDVWSDNEHNFLDPEIGGVAVAPSHGSILIECAKRELHATTPLKKPDRTHPTRISLVFYQHKNLNEAKHGLALWEAKMAEKAREKEEDAEKHGTDGTPSKSGGKRVKKEHPEPSEFSERSCKRFVQMLAEKSQSCTTNTYVSSAPYAFTKVTGPYSHFL, from the exons ATGGAAACAGAACAAACCAGGCATGAGACGGAAGAAaatctgatacacacacagctTAATGCTACCCACCAGGCACCTGTCAAGCTGCAGAATGGTTACCAGTCACCTGACCCCAGCCCTCAACAACTTAATGGGGATAGCAGTTGGAGCAATTTCAAGACAATGAAACGACACCGGGATGACTGTTCCAGCCCAGTCACCGTGTATGATCAGGGCCTATATCAAGGAAATGGTGAGAAATGTTCACTGAATGACCAGTCATTAGCTCTTCACCAGCCCAAAAAGCTCTGTGTTAATTCTGAGACAAGTAGTCCAttagaaaagaaagagacagatataGAAAGGTGTTTAGACACAATCTCTGAGGTGAGCAAGTCTGTACAAGACACAGGAAACTGCAATTATGCCAATGCAGACATCTTCTCATTACCAAGGAACAAGCAGATGCCAATGACCAATGGCGCTACAGTAACTCCACCGTCAATGGAACGTCCTTCTGGTGATCTCTTAGAGAAAACTCAGTCTCAGTATTACTCAAACAACATGTCCACAACTAAAGATACCAACAATCTACATGAGCAGGCCATCTCTTCACCGTCACTTACCTCAGGTTTTTCTGTTTCAGCTCAGATGCCTGCCTCTGAGCCAACTGCCCAGGCACCATCAGAAGTGCATGGTGACAATGGATATGACCCAGAGTTTATGGTGAATGGGTACTCTGGAAACTTTGGaacagagcagcagcagcagcctctGCCATACCCTCCCGCTGACCTCCCGGCTTTGGAAAATCAACCACAAAACAATTTAGGAAAAGGGCCAGGAATTGCCTCAGTGAGCATGAGTGACAGTTCACAGGTTCAAAATGGCAGAGAGTGTTTTGCCAGCAGCCCAGTGGGTTTAAGCATATTATCAAAGTTGAAGCAAGATTTCAGTCAGGTGTCTTACACGATGTCAGCACAGGCTGAATCTGCTGGTACATTTGGGTCATTTGAGAACACAGCCACTAATCAGGAGACCAGCACTGTTACAGGCCAGCAGCACTTGCAATATGCAACGCAACAGCACCAGTCAGATGTTTCCTGCTCAGCTGATAGCAGCCCCCAGGGCAATGGAATCACAGCATCTTCTCCTGTTGAAATTCAGGCAGCTTCAAAAACTCAGCGTAATGAGCTGGAACACAAACAGCTAGACCAGGGCAGTAATGTGGTTTCTGACACTCAGATTAGTTGGATCAATTTAAACTCTACTCCAAATCCACAGCACCATGCGAAACAGGCACACATGTGGAAGGATTTCCCTTCAAATGAGAACAAAGCCAGACAAAGCCCTGGTGATCTGCTGAATCCTGACAACTCAAATAGCTTTCAAATGCAGCCAAGCTTATCCCAACAACAAGAGGGTAACATGCAAAATGGCTACAAGTTTCCTACACAACCTCACCCTAACGGTGGCACAGAATTTCAGCCTCAAACACCTACAATTCCATCTGATATGCACACCAAGCCCAACATGCAGCTCATCAATGTCCAGCCCCAACATCATGTGAATGAACAGTTTTTCCCTCCagtacaacaaaataaattatgcaaaaaCGATGAAAACGTAGGGCTGGTACTACCTCCTGACTTTGTGCATCGGCACCCTTCACAGCCCCACCAGCAATATGAAGACCACCAGCAGCAAGCTGGAACCATCATGCATCATGATGCCCagcaccccccaaaaaaagcacCACGGTTACAGAACCCCTCTCAGGCACAGACAAATAGTCAACTCCCAGACAGACACCCAATGGAAGGATACACACAAGCAGAAATATCGTCTTATACATACAGGCAATCTAAACCACCAGGTAAAGTGCAGGATGGATCTAATCTGTTTGCTCAACCAATCCTCACTTTTCGTAAACACCCTAACTCGCAGCCTACACCTAATGAAATGGCGTCTATGTTTGGCTTTGTTGGTGCAGCAGAGATGCAAAAACAGCCCCAGAGACAGGATACCCCATCCAGTGCCCAACATTCCCAGCAGCTTGTCAAACATATGCTGGTCAGAAATGTGGACTTTCAGCACTCACAAAATGCACATCATCATCAGCTACAGGATAGCACCCACAGTAGACAGATGCCGGTCCAGATGTCCCCCAAAGCTGAATCACAGGACTCCTGTTTCCAGTTTCAGAGAGGACCTCTACCAACCACAGGGTCACAAGGGGATTTCCAGACACATACAGAACTTAAAATGCATCTCCTACAAAAGCAGGAAAGGCCAAGCCACCCTCAGAGCCCCAACACGATCAGACCTAATCTACAGCTTGTTAAACATGAGAATGACCCAAGATTTGATGCCCAAATGCCACCACCTCAAATGCAGCATCAGGATAGAGACCTGACTGGAAGCATGCTAGGGACAGTAAAACAGGAAAGAACATCTTCAACTTGCTCAAATACCCAACCTAAGAGCATCCTGGCCTCCATGGAGCAGCAATTACAACAGTACCAGCCTTGTCCCGTGTTTGAGAGGAGGTCTCTATCCATCAAGTCCCCCAATAAGGTAAAAGTGGAGATGGCTGGGAGTGTGGCAGTAATTTCAACAAATATTGAAGGAAGTACTGAGGAACCGTATAAACCCCCTGCTTCTACTCCCAAGAAAGAGCCAGGGTTACAGTGTTTTCTGGATTCACCTATGAAATTGCTGGATACTCCCATCAAAAACCTTCTGGATGGACCCATTAAAACTCAATACGAGATTTCTCCATGTCATTGTGTTG AACAAATAAGTGAAAAGGATGAAGGCCCATATTACACTCATCTGGGAGCAGCACCAAATATCAAGGGGATCCGGGAAACCATGGAAAAGAG GTCTGGCCTGACTGGTGGTGCTATTAGAATTGAGAAAGTGGTGTTTACAGGCAAGGAGGGCAGAAGCACACAGGGATGTCCCATTGCAAAATGG GTAATACGCCGAGCCAATGTGGATGAGAAGCTCCTTGTGCTTGTACGAGAGCGAGCCAATCACACTTGTGAAACATCATGCCTTGTGGTAGCCATCATGATATGGGAGGGAATACAAGCGAGCCTGGCTGATCGTCTCTACACAGAACTAAGTGATACACTGACGAAGCACGGTGCCCTGACTAATCGCAGATGTTCGCTCAATGAAGA GAGGACTTGTGCATGTCAGGGTCGAGACCCTGATGCCTGTGGGGCTTCCTTCTCCTTCGGTTGCTCCTGGAGTATGTACTACAATGGCTGCAAGTTTGCTAGGAGTAAAATCCCAAGGAAATTCAAATTGCTTGCTGATGATCCCAAAGAG GAAGAGAAGCTGGAGAGGAATCTTCAGGCCCTTTCTACTTTGATTGCTCCATTCTATAAGAAAATGGCACCTGAGGCTTATAGCAACCAG GTGGAACATGAACACAGAGCTCCAGACTGCCGCTTGGGCCTAAACGAAGGTCGTCCATTTTCTGGAGTCACGGCATGTCTGGACTTCTGTGCCCATGCCCACAGAGATCTCCACAACATGGCAGGAGGTAGTACTGTG GTCTGTACACTAACACGAGAGGACAATCGTGAAATTGGAAAGATCCCTGATGATGAACAACTGCATGTGCTGCCATTGTACAAGGCTTCATCCACTGATGAGTTTGGTAGTGTTGAGGCCCAGCTGGAAAAAACAAGGACTGGCGCCATCCAGGTGCTTAGCACGTTCCGGCGGCAGGTCCGTATGCTAGCAGAACCAGCCAAATCATGCCGGCAGAGAAAACTAGAAGGCAAGAAAGGTGGACTTAACAAACCGTCTCACCTCAACACACCCAACAGCAAGGCAGATAGCACCCAGCAAGCAAAGCAACAGAAACAAAGCTCTTGTGACAGTCTGAGTCTCAAAGCACCTTCAACAG GTGCACACCTGAGTCACATAACTGCAGCCCTCCTGCCTGGTCAGAACCCTCTAGCTGCCCAAAACCAGCCTCAACAACAGTCACAGCCCAATACTCCTCTGCCATTCTCCACTCCAACATCCTGTGCTAACTACCCAAGATACCCCAACACATCAGGATCCTTCCCTTGCACTTCTAACCCCCCTAACATGTTTTCTCAGTCTCCCAGCTCAGCCAGCCCTTATCATTCCCCTTTACCAGTTCCCAGTTCCTACATGAATGGGTCAAATCTACCAAGCCCTTACGCTGGGGCACTAACCGCCAACAATCTCTATTCAGGTTACCATTGTAACGGGGGTATTCCCATTGACAACTACCACCCTTACTATTCCAATCCAAAGCACCTGGACATGTACAGGCAACAAAGACCATCAATGTACCCTGACCAACAATTCAACCCTCAGCAGCACTATGGCATAAATTATCCACCACGATATGGCGAGCCGGCCCTATCCGTCAATGGATATGGCAACTGTAACATAAGACCAAACATGCACCCTATGGGGCACTATCCAGTGTACAGCCCAAATGAGGGACCTAATTCACAATTTCTGGATGCTCTCTCCAGACCACCTTTGTCTCAGCCAAGCTTGGAATATGCAGCTGCAAATAAATGCAATCAGTTTGGCAGATATCCTAATTCCTACCTGGGCCAGAATCATAATTTTTTCTCGCAAAATATGGACCCCTTAAGTATGCAAAAGCCAGATATGAGCCTCCATGGGGCAAATGTTTTCCCTCAGGTGCTTCCTTCTGTAGGCAGGGAAGGCATGAACCCCAGCCATCCTCCAGGTATGGGTCTGCCAAATGGAAACATCCCACCCTCTATGTTGAAACAAGAGCCAGGAACTGCAACGCCTGCACCTCAAGAGGAGGACGACGTGTGGTCAGACAATGAGCACAACTTTCTGGATCCAGAAATTGGTGGTGTAGCTGTGGCACCCAGCCACGGCTCGATTCTCATCGAGTGTGCAAAGCGCGAGTTGCATGCAACCACTCCACTTAAGAAGCCTGatcgcacccaccctactcgaaTCTCACTGGTTTTCTATCAGCACAAGAACCTGAATGAGGCGAAGCATGGGCTAGCGTTATGGGAGGCAAAGATGGCAGAAAAAGCACgtgaaaaggaggaggatgCCGAGAAGCATGGCACAGATGGGACACCCAGCAAGAGTGGTGGCAAGAGGGTCAAGAAAGAACATCCAGAACCGTCTGAGTTTTCAGAGCGATCATGTAAACGTTTTGTCCAGATGCTCGCTGAAAAGTCACAGTCCTGCACCACCAACACTTATGTCAGCTCAGCTCCCTATGCCTTCACTAAGGTCACTGGGCCTTACAGCCACTTCCTGTAA
- the tet2 gene encoding methylcytosine dioxygenase TET2 isoform X2 → METEQTRHETEENLIHTQLNATHQAPVKLQNGYQSPDPSPQQLNGDSSWSNFKTMKRHRDDCSSPVTVYDQGLYQGNAQMPASEPTAQAPSEVHGDNGYDPEFMVNGYSGNFGTEQQQQPLPYPPADLPALENQPQNNLGKGPGIASVSMSDSSQVQNGRECFASSPVGLSILSKLKQDFSQVSYTMSAQAESAGTFGSFENTATNQETSTVTGQQHLQYATQQHQSDVSCSADSSPQGNGITASSPVEIQAASKTQRNELEHKQLDQGSNVVSDTQISWINLNSTPNPQHHAKQAHMWKDFPSNENKARQSPGDLLNPDNSNSFQMQPSLSQQQEGNMQNGYKFPTQPHPNGGTEFQPQTPTIPSDMHTKPNMQLINVQPQHHVNEQFFPPVQQNKLCKNDENVGLVLPPDFVHRHPSQPHQQYEDHQQQAGTIMHHDAQHPPKKAPRLQNPSQAQTNSQLPDRHPMEGYTQAEISSYTYRQSKPPGKVQDGSNLFAQPILTFRKHPNSQPTPNEMASMFGFVGAAEMQKQPQRQDTPSSAQHSQQLVKHMLVRNVDFQHSQNAHHHQLQDSTHSRQMPVQMSPKAESQDSCFQFQRGPLPTTGSQGDFQTHTELKMHLLQKQERPSHPQSPNTIRPNLQLVKHENDPRFDAQMPPPQMQHQDRDLTGSMLGTVKQERTSSTCSNTQPKSILASMEQQLQQYQPCPVFERRSLSIKSPNKVKVEMAGSVAVISTNIEGSTEEPYKPPASTPKKEPGLQCFLDSPMKLLDTPIKNLLDGPIKTQYEISPCHCVEQISEKDEGPYYTHLGAAPNIKGIRETMEKRSGLTGGAIRIEKVVFTGKEGRSTQGCPIAKWVIRRANVDEKLLVLVRERANHTCETSCLVVAIMIWEGIQASLADRLYTELSDTLTKHGALTNRRCSLNEERTCACQGRDPDACGASFSFGCSWSMYYNGCKFARSKIPRKFKLLADDPKEEEKLERNLQALSTLIAPFYKKMAPEAYSNQVEHEHRAPDCRLGLNEGRPFSGVTACLDFCAHAHRDLHNMAGGSTVVCTLTREDNREIGKIPDDEQLHVLPLYKASSTDEFGSVEAQLEKTRTGAIQVLSTFRRQVRMLAEPAKSCRQRKLEGKKGGLNKPSHLNTPNSKADSTQQAKQQKQSSCDSLSLKAPSTGAHLSHITAALLPGQNPLAAQNQPQQQSQPNTPLPFSTPTSCANYPRYPNTSGSFPCTSNPPNMFSQSPSSASPYHSPLPVPSSYMNGSNLPSPYAGALTANNLYSGYHCNGGIPIDNYHPYYSNPKHLDMYRQQRPSMYPDQQFNPQQHYGINYPPRYGEPALSVNGYGNCNIRPNMHPMGHYPVYSPNEGPNSQFLDALSRPPLSQPSLEYAAANKCNQFGRYPNSYLGQNHNFFSQNMDPLSMQKPDMSLHGANVFPQVLPSVGREGMNPSHPPGMGLPNGNIPPSMLKQEPGTATPAPQEEDDVWSDNEHNFLDPEIGGVAVAPSHGSILIECAKRELHATTPLKKPDRTHPTRISLVFYQHKNLNEAKHGLALWEAKMAEKAREKEEDAEKHGTDGTPSKSGGKRVKKEHPEPSEFSERSCKRFVQMLAEKSQSCTTNTYVSSAPYAFTKVTGPYSHFL, encoded by the exons ATGGAAACAGAACAAACCAGGCATGAGACGGAAGAAaatctgatacacacacagctTAATGCTACCCACCAGGCACCTGTCAAGCTGCAGAATGGTTACCAGTCACCTGACCCCAGCCCTCAACAACTTAATGGGGATAGCAGTTGGAGCAATTTCAAGACAATGAAACGACACCGGGATGACTGTTCCAGCCCAGTCACCGTGTATGATCAGGGCCTATATCAAGGAAATG CTCAGATGCCTGCCTCTGAGCCAACTGCCCAGGCACCATCAGAAGTGCATGGTGACAATGGATATGACCCAGAGTTTATGGTGAATGGGTACTCTGGAAACTTTGGaacagagcagcagcagcagcctctGCCATACCCTCCCGCTGACCTCCCGGCTTTGGAAAATCAACCACAAAACAATTTAGGAAAAGGGCCAGGAATTGCCTCAGTGAGCATGAGTGACAGTTCACAGGTTCAAAATGGCAGAGAGTGTTTTGCCAGCAGCCCAGTGGGTTTAAGCATATTATCAAAGTTGAAGCAAGATTTCAGTCAGGTGTCTTACACGATGTCAGCACAGGCTGAATCTGCTGGTACATTTGGGTCATTTGAGAACACAGCCACTAATCAGGAGACCAGCACTGTTACAGGCCAGCAGCACTTGCAATATGCAACGCAACAGCACCAGTCAGATGTTTCCTGCTCAGCTGATAGCAGCCCCCAGGGCAATGGAATCACAGCATCTTCTCCTGTTGAAATTCAGGCAGCTTCAAAAACTCAGCGTAATGAGCTGGAACACAAACAGCTAGACCAGGGCAGTAATGTGGTTTCTGACACTCAGATTAGTTGGATCAATTTAAACTCTACTCCAAATCCACAGCACCATGCGAAACAGGCACACATGTGGAAGGATTTCCCTTCAAATGAGAACAAAGCCAGACAAAGCCCTGGTGATCTGCTGAATCCTGACAACTCAAATAGCTTTCAAATGCAGCCAAGCTTATCCCAACAACAAGAGGGTAACATGCAAAATGGCTACAAGTTTCCTACACAACCTCACCCTAACGGTGGCACAGAATTTCAGCCTCAAACACCTACAATTCCATCTGATATGCACACCAAGCCCAACATGCAGCTCATCAATGTCCAGCCCCAACATCATGTGAATGAACAGTTTTTCCCTCCagtacaacaaaataaattatgcaaaaaCGATGAAAACGTAGGGCTGGTACTACCTCCTGACTTTGTGCATCGGCACCCTTCACAGCCCCACCAGCAATATGAAGACCACCAGCAGCAAGCTGGAACCATCATGCATCATGATGCCCagcaccccccaaaaaaagcacCACGGTTACAGAACCCCTCTCAGGCACAGACAAATAGTCAACTCCCAGACAGACACCCAATGGAAGGATACACACAAGCAGAAATATCGTCTTATACATACAGGCAATCTAAACCACCAGGTAAAGTGCAGGATGGATCTAATCTGTTTGCTCAACCAATCCTCACTTTTCGTAAACACCCTAACTCGCAGCCTACACCTAATGAAATGGCGTCTATGTTTGGCTTTGTTGGTGCAGCAGAGATGCAAAAACAGCCCCAGAGACAGGATACCCCATCCAGTGCCCAACATTCCCAGCAGCTTGTCAAACATATGCTGGTCAGAAATGTGGACTTTCAGCACTCACAAAATGCACATCATCATCAGCTACAGGATAGCACCCACAGTAGACAGATGCCGGTCCAGATGTCCCCCAAAGCTGAATCACAGGACTCCTGTTTCCAGTTTCAGAGAGGACCTCTACCAACCACAGGGTCACAAGGGGATTTCCAGACACATACAGAACTTAAAATGCATCTCCTACAAAAGCAGGAAAGGCCAAGCCACCCTCAGAGCCCCAACACGATCAGACCTAATCTACAGCTTGTTAAACATGAGAATGACCCAAGATTTGATGCCCAAATGCCACCACCTCAAATGCAGCATCAGGATAGAGACCTGACTGGAAGCATGCTAGGGACAGTAAAACAGGAAAGAACATCTTCAACTTGCTCAAATACCCAACCTAAGAGCATCCTGGCCTCCATGGAGCAGCAATTACAACAGTACCAGCCTTGTCCCGTGTTTGAGAGGAGGTCTCTATCCATCAAGTCCCCCAATAAGGTAAAAGTGGAGATGGCTGGGAGTGTGGCAGTAATTTCAACAAATATTGAAGGAAGTACTGAGGAACCGTATAAACCCCCTGCTTCTACTCCCAAGAAAGAGCCAGGGTTACAGTGTTTTCTGGATTCACCTATGAAATTGCTGGATACTCCCATCAAAAACCTTCTGGATGGACCCATTAAAACTCAATACGAGATTTCTCCATGTCATTGTGTTG AACAAATAAGTGAAAAGGATGAAGGCCCATATTACACTCATCTGGGAGCAGCACCAAATATCAAGGGGATCCGGGAAACCATGGAAAAGAG GTCTGGCCTGACTGGTGGTGCTATTAGAATTGAGAAAGTGGTGTTTACAGGCAAGGAGGGCAGAAGCACACAGGGATGTCCCATTGCAAAATGG GTAATACGCCGAGCCAATGTGGATGAGAAGCTCCTTGTGCTTGTACGAGAGCGAGCCAATCACACTTGTGAAACATCATGCCTTGTGGTAGCCATCATGATATGGGAGGGAATACAAGCGAGCCTGGCTGATCGTCTCTACACAGAACTAAGTGATACACTGACGAAGCACGGTGCCCTGACTAATCGCAGATGTTCGCTCAATGAAGA GAGGACTTGTGCATGTCAGGGTCGAGACCCTGATGCCTGTGGGGCTTCCTTCTCCTTCGGTTGCTCCTGGAGTATGTACTACAATGGCTGCAAGTTTGCTAGGAGTAAAATCCCAAGGAAATTCAAATTGCTTGCTGATGATCCCAAAGAG GAAGAGAAGCTGGAGAGGAATCTTCAGGCCCTTTCTACTTTGATTGCTCCATTCTATAAGAAAATGGCACCTGAGGCTTATAGCAACCAG GTGGAACATGAACACAGAGCTCCAGACTGCCGCTTGGGCCTAAACGAAGGTCGTCCATTTTCTGGAGTCACGGCATGTCTGGACTTCTGTGCCCATGCCCACAGAGATCTCCACAACATGGCAGGAGGTAGTACTGTG GTCTGTACACTAACACGAGAGGACAATCGTGAAATTGGAAAGATCCCTGATGATGAACAACTGCATGTGCTGCCATTGTACAAGGCTTCATCCACTGATGAGTTTGGTAGTGTTGAGGCCCAGCTGGAAAAAACAAGGACTGGCGCCATCCAGGTGCTTAGCACGTTCCGGCGGCAGGTCCGTATGCTAGCAGAACCAGCCAAATCATGCCGGCAGAGAAAACTAGAAGGCAAGAAAGGTGGACTTAACAAACCGTCTCACCTCAACACACCCAACAGCAAGGCAGATAGCACCCAGCAAGCAAAGCAACAGAAACAAAGCTCTTGTGACAGTCTGAGTCTCAAAGCACCTTCAACAG GTGCACACCTGAGTCACATAACTGCAGCCCTCCTGCCTGGTCAGAACCCTCTAGCTGCCCAAAACCAGCCTCAACAACAGTCACAGCCCAATACTCCTCTGCCATTCTCCACTCCAACATCCTGTGCTAACTACCCAAGATACCCCAACACATCAGGATCCTTCCCTTGCACTTCTAACCCCCCTAACATGTTTTCTCAGTCTCCCAGCTCAGCCAGCCCTTATCATTCCCCTTTACCAGTTCCCAGTTCCTACATGAATGGGTCAAATCTACCAAGCCCTTACGCTGGGGCACTAACCGCCAACAATCTCTATTCAGGTTACCATTGTAACGGGGGTATTCCCATTGACAACTACCACCCTTACTATTCCAATCCAAAGCACCTGGACATGTACAGGCAACAAAGACCATCAATGTACCCTGACCAACAATTCAACCCTCAGCAGCACTATGGCATAAATTATCCACCACGATATGGCGAGCCGGCCCTATCCGTCAATGGATATGGCAACTGTAACATAAGACCAAACATGCACCCTATGGGGCACTATCCAGTGTACAGCCCAAATGAGGGACCTAATTCACAATTTCTGGATGCTCTCTCCAGACCACCTTTGTCTCAGCCAAGCTTGGAATATGCAGCTGCAAATAAATGCAATCAGTTTGGCAGATATCCTAATTCCTACCTGGGCCAGAATCATAATTTTTTCTCGCAAAATATGGACCCCTTAAGTATGCAAAAGCCAGATATGAGCCTCCATGGGGCAAATGTTTTCCCTCAGGTGCTTCCTTCTGTAGGCAGGGAAGGCATGAACCCCAGCCATCCTCCAGGTATGGGTCTGCCAAATGGAAACATCCCACCCTCTATGTTGAAACAAGAGCCAGGAACTGCAACGCCTGCACCTCAAGAGGAGGACGACGTGTGGTCAGACAATGAGCACAACTTTCTGGATCCAGAAATTGGTGGTGTAGCTGTGGCACCCAGCCACGGCTCGATTCTCATCGAGTGTGCAAAGCGCGAGTTGCATGCAACCACTCCACTTAAGAAGCCTGatcgcacccaccctactcgaaTCTCACTGGTTTTCTATCAGCACAAGAACCTGAATGAGGCGAAGCATGGGCTAGCGTTATGGGAGGCAAAGATGGCAGAAAAAGCACgtgaaaaggaggaggatgCCGAGAAGCATGGCACAGATGGGACACCCAGCAAGAGTGGTGGCAAGAGGGTCAAGAAAGAACATCCAGAACCGTCTGAGTTTTCAGAGCGATCATGTAAACGTTTTGTCCAGATGCTCGCTGAAAAGTCACAGTCCTGCACCACCAACACTTATGTCAGCTCAGCTCCCTATGCCTTCACTAAGGTCACTGGGCCTTACAGCCACTTCCTGTAA